A stretch of the Conger conger chromosome 3, fConCon1.1, whole genome shotgun sequence genome encodes the following:
- the zgc:66484 gene encoding spermine oxidase — MSSPTAVSSSAKVVVIGAGLAGLSSAATLAQAGFEHVQVLEAMSRPGGRISTIRPFGPNVIELGANWVHGQDGNPVFSLAERHGLLSQDASARGMCQPGSLTPHDYFFREDGTLLSHKGVKQVCALFSQLTSRAFDNKLEEKFHSKSFGQYLDEAFADSPLASSFEDAAKVFEWCKRSECTDEASSSLYETSALEQKEYTCLEGDFYNCLGPGGYQAVVDVLLKLLPPGALLCDRPVTYIRWGLEPQAKGSGPFRPVKVLCEDGQEFEADHAIVTSSLGFLKDRASVFFEPTLPEDKIQAIERLGFGTVDKIFLRFNEQFWPEDCTGIQLVWEKGPEDKTIYCKLSEGDAWREMWYKKISGFDIVSHHPTVLCAWISGREAQHMETLQQEEVQQVCVRLLRSFTGWSVPEPTQVLFSTWWSNPHVKGSYTFVPFGVKGVREQQVLAAPLPNSSICTARKPLQVLFAGEATHENFYTTTHGAFVSGIREAERIIDFYTQQK; from the exons ATGAGTTCTCCTACAGCTGTGTCTAGCTCTGCCAAGGTGGTGGTGATTGGTGCTGGATTAGCAGGTTTATCCAGTGCGGCCACCCTCGCCCAAGCTGGTTTTGAGCATGTCCAGGTTCTGGAGGCCATGTCCAGGCCTGGGGGCCGGATCAGCACCATCAGACCATTTGGTCCAAATGTGATTGAGCTGGGGGCAAACTGGGTCCACGGGCAGGATGGAAACCCAGTCTTCTCCCTGGCTGAGAGACATGGTCTACTGTCCCAGGACGCCTCTGCCAGGGGCATGTGCCAGCCAGGCTCGCTTACTCCCCATGACTACTTCTTCCGGGAGGACGGAACCCTGCTTTCCCACAAAGGTGTGAAACAGGTTTGTGCTCTCTTCAGCCAACTCACATCCAGGGCGTTCGACAACAAGCTGGAAGAGAAATTTCACTCCAAAAGCTTTGGCCAATACCTGGATGAGGCATTCGCCGACTCACCCCTGGCCTCCTCCTTTGAAGACGCAGCAAAGGTTTTTGAGTGGTGTAAGAGGAGCGAGTGCACGGATGAAGCCAGCTCCTCTCTGTATGAGACGTCTGCCCTGGAGCAGAAAGAGTATACTTGCCTGGAGGGAGATTTCTATAACTGCCTGGGTCCTGGAGGCTACCAAGCTGTGGTTGATGTCCTCCTGAAACTCCTGCCCCCAGGGGCTCTTCTGTGTGACAGGCCAGTCACCTATATCCGGTGGGGGCTGGAACCACAAGCCAAGGGCTCCGGCCCTTTCCGCCCAGTCAAGGTGCTGTGTGAGGATGGTCAGGAGTTTGAAGCTGACCATGCAATTGTGACCTCCTCCCTGGGGTTTCTGAAAGACAGGGCATCAGTGTTTTTTGAGCCCACCCTGCCTGAGGACAAAATACAAGCCATTGAGCGACTTGGCTTTGGAACAGTGGACAAAATATTCCTGCGGTTCAATGAACAGTTCTGGCCTGAAGACTGCACTGGAATCCAACTGGTCTGGGAAAAAGGTCCAGAGGATAAAACCATCTATTGCAAGTTGTCTGAGGGGGATGCCTGGAGGGAAATGTGGTACAAGAAGATCAGTGGTTTTGACATTGTGTCGCATCACCCCACTGTTCTCTGTGCATGGATCAGTGGAAGGGAGGCACAGCACATGGAGACCCTGCAGCAGGAAGAGGTGCAACAGGTTTGTGTGAG GCTGCTCAGATCCTTCACAGGCTGGTCAGTCCCTGAGCCAACACAGGTGTTGTTTTCCACATGGTGGAGCAATCCCCATGTGAAGGGGTCCTACACATTTGTCCCTTTTGGGGTGAAAGGGGTAAGGGAGCAGCAGGTCCTGGCTGCACCACTGCCAAATAGCTCCATCTGCACTGCAAGAAAG CCTCTCCAGGTGCTGTTTGCTGGTGAGGCCACACATGAGAATTTCTACACCACGACCCATGGGGCTTTCGTCTCTGGCATTAGAGAAGCTGAAAGGATCATTGACTTCTACACTCAACAGAAATGA